A window of Oncorhynchus kisutch isolate 150728-3 linkage group LG10, Okis_V2, whole genome shotgun sequence contains these coding sequences:
- the LOC109897514 gene encoding GTP-binding protein REM 2 yields MPTDALKDSISIEETLVKCDSMTLSSAPPLRRGSTPLPIKHQLRREEAVHDDCDWTSGLAGPSPPPISFSLAKDETITSAVEGRPPSEGPFRIALLGQNGVGKSCLAIALAGDLDRTASVDSEGEGYVHTVTVDDEDCTILIYDNWRQDLSDLQCEVCVLVFSVTDRRSFHRTAQLRLLLRETQPQTPIILVGNKSDLVRSREVSTQEALTSASLFDCLYVEMSASLDHRTAELLEYAVRLARGLSPVPPGACGHDMAGGRESITHRAKRFLTSLVPRYPREREREGGKFFRQKSRSCHDLGAL; encoded by the exons ATGCCGACAGATGCGCTCAAAGACAGTATCAGTATCGAGGAAACACTGGTGAAG TGTGATAGTATGACTCTGTCCAGTGCACCGCCTTTACGCAGAGGAAGTACCCCTCTGCCAATCAAACACCAGCTCAGACGGGAAGAAGCAGTTCATGATGATTGTGATtggacatcagggttggctggaccttctcctcctccaatcAGTTTCAGCCTGGCAAAGGATGAGACCATCACCTCAGCGGTAGAGGGGAGACCCCCCTCTGAAGGGCCCTTTCGAATTGCCCTGCTGGGTCAGAATGGGGTGGGCAAGTCATGCCTTGCTATCGCCTTGGCTGGGGATTTGGATCGAACTGCATCTGTGGATTCTGAAG gggagggctatgtgcacactgttaCCGTGGACGACGAGGACTGCACCATCCTTATCTACGACAACTGGAGGCAG GACCTGTCTGATCTCCAGTGTGAGGTGTGTGTCCTGGTGTTCTCTGTGACGGACAGGCGGAGTTTCCACCGCACCGCCCAACTCCGCCTCCTCCTCAGGGAGACGCAACCGCAAACTCCCATCATCCTCGTGGGCAACAAGAGCGACCTGGTCCGTTCACGTGAGGTCAGCACTCAAG aggCCCTCACCAGCGCTTCTCTGTTTGACTGTCTATATGTAGAGATGTCAGCTTCTCTGGATCACCGCACGGCAGAGCTCCTGGAGTATGCTGTGAGGTTAGCCAGGGGCCTCAGCCCGGTGCCTCCAGGGGCCTGTGGGCACGACATGGCTGGCGGCCGGGAGAGCATCACCCACCGTGCCAAGCGTTTcctcactagcctggtcccacgCTACCCCCGCGAGAGGGAACGAGAGGGGGGCAAGTTCTTTAGACAAAAGTCCCGGTCCTGCCATGACCTGGGTGCCCTGTGA
- the LOC109897197 gene encoding transcription factor MafA-like: MSSPSLPMPSLPPSPLAMEYLNDFDLLKFEVKPDSPPLPPSCTLPKSGLPLDPSSSPGPYTNHPPQDSSLSSSPYNSLPPSPTLSDAHPPPSASSSLSSSSSSSISFPLSISNSYTSGISSGSQGNMQGSPSHGGAQGPNPASLEDLIWLAALQQQFGGEPGGPASLLGALGGGPERGDRERGPVGSFLGCEDAVEALLNSAAAAVSSQFPVLSQSSSSNLGDSGSDSGGDISCSKGTDMCHRPLLYLSSGPQSLPNANPSTATYPQPQSPSGRLHHHHPHHHHHHPHHPMHGHHLHHHHHLQCGGVDERFSDEQLVSLSVRELNRHLRGVSKDEVVRLKQKRRTLKNRGYAQSCRYKRLQHRHALESEKHVLTQQLEQLQCELSRVLRERDAYKARYEKLISTNKAQPTRANNSPSPPPDYFL; encoded by the exons ATGtcgtctccctctcttcccatgccctccctcccccccagtcCACTGGCCATGGAGTACCTCAATGACTTTGACCTCCTCAAGTTTGAGGTGAAGCCTGacagtcctcctcttcctccctcctgtaCGCTCCCCAAGTCTGGCCTCCCCCTCGATCCCTCCAGTTCCCCCGGCCCCTACACCAACCACCCTCCCCAGGACTCCAGCCTCAGCTCCAGCCCATACAACTCCCTGCCCCCCTCTCCAACGCTGAGCGATGCCCACCCACCTCCCtcagcctcctcctccctctcttcttcctcctcctcctccatctcctttccCCTGTCCATCTCAAACAGCTACACCTCTGGCATCAGTTCGGGCTCTCAGGGGAATATGCAGGGTAGCCCCTCCCATGGGGGTGCCCAAGGTCCTAACCCTGCTTCTTTGGAAGACCTGATCTGGCTGGCAGCACTGCAGCAACAGTTTGGAGGGGAGCCGGGGGGGCCTGCATCCCTGTTGGGGGCATTGGGAGGAGGGCCAGAgcggggagacagagagagggggccgGTTGGCAGCTTCCTGGGCTGTGAGGACGCAGTGGAGGCTCTACTGAACTCTGCTGCTGCAGCTGTTAGCTCGCAG tttccAGTGCTTTCCCAGAGTTCCAGCAGTAACCTCGGGGATTCAGGAAGTGACAGTGGAGGTGACATCTCCTGCTCCAAGGGGACAGATATGTGCCACCgtccactcctctacctctcctctggcCCCCAATCACTCCCTAACGCCAACCCTTCCACGGCAACCTACCCACAACCCCAGAGCCCCTCTGGCCGACTTCATCACCATCacccacatcatcatcatcaccaccctcACCACCCCATGCATGGCCATCatcttcaccatcatcatcacctccaA TGTGGTGGGGTGGATGAACGTTTCTCGGACGAGCAGCTAGTGAGCCTGTCAGTGCGGGAGCTGAACAGACACCTGCGTGGTGTCAGTAAGGACGAGGTGGTGCGTCTCAAGCAGAAACGCCGTACGCTAAAGAACCGAGGCTACGCCCAGTCCTGCCGCTACAAACGCTTGCAGCACCGCCACGCACTGGAGTCCGAGAAACACGTCCTCACACAACAg ttgGAACAACTACAGTGTGAGCTCTCTCGGGTGCTGAGAGAAAGGGACGCCTACAAGGCTCGCTATGAGAAGCTCATCAGTACAAACAAGGCTCAACCTACCCGCGCCAACAACTCCCCCTCACCACCCCCTGATTACTTCCTCTGA